The Terriglobales bacterium genomic sequence GCGCCGCCAGGATCGCGCACAAAGATGAGCTCGAGGCCGAATCCTGAATCACGCCACCGCCGCTGCTGGAAGAAATGTACTGCTGCGGCAGGCCCAGCATCTCCACCAGCCAATCGAGGACGTGGGCTTCGAGTTCCGTGCAGGCAGGCCCGGTAACCCAAAGCATTCCCTGGATGCCAAACGCCGCCGAAAGCAACTCACCCAGCACCGAAGGCCCGCTGGAGTTTCCGGGAAAATAGGCGTAAAAGTTCGGCGACTGCCAGTGGGTGATGCCGGGAAGGATTTTCTGTTCTACGTCGCGCATGACGGCGTCGAACGGCTCAGGACGCGGCGGCGCCGAAGCTGGCAGCGACGCACGCACCTCACCCGGCGCAACCTGCGCCTTCACCGGATACTTTTCGATCTGCTGATGATAATCCGCAATCCAATCTATAAGCCTCTTGGCTTCTTCTCTAAATTGCTGCGGTGACATGTGGAAGGTGGGTTCCAAACAATCCTCCAGAGCTGGTTGTAAACGCTCTACTAATCT encodes the following:
- a CDS encoding pyridoxal-dependent decarboxylase, with protein sequence MEPTFHMSPQQFREEAKRLIDWIADYHQQIEKYPVKAQVAPGEVRASLPASAPPRPEPFDAVMRDVEQKILPGITHWQSPNFYAYFPGNSSGPSVLGELLSAAFGIQGMLWVTGPACTELEAHVLDWLVEMLGLPQQYISSSSGGGVIQDSASSSSLCAILAA